A stretch of Miscanthus floridulus cultivar M001 chromosome 13, ASM1932011v1, whole genome shotgun sequence DNA encodes these proteins:
- the LOC136499294 gene encoding pentatricopeptide repeat-containing protein At1g71490-like → MRPRPPPLGALSNNHLLRIRRCLPPVWLNAAPAQDPSPSQAPPPAASSSSSSPASLSSLIRSCTSQRARRPGEQAHARAVALGLGAHPSVLPRLATFYIALGDLPATRAAVERAAGTARAFPWNLLIWGYADRGLWYDVVLAYRRMLALGVAADRFTYPSVLRACGELRDASVGRDIEQRVRSWGYGLDMYVWNAMVGMYAKCGEMEDARRVFDGMPARDVVCWNAMVSGYALAGMWGEAFDLLQWVPGANIVTWNAVAAGNLKAGNDGEVMRLVSQMSCRGPGLDSVTIVIGLRACARSGYLRIGKELHAVSIRLCFDRLERVESSLITMYSRCQMMSSACCLFRTHSTQSIVTWNSLLAGFAFMDQVEEAIFLFREMIYSCLSK, encoded by the coding sequence ATGCGCCCACGGCCGCCTCCTCTCGGCGCGCTGTCCAACAATCACCTCCTCCGCATTCGCCGCTGCCTGCCACCCGTTTGGCTTAATGCCGCCCCCGCTCAGGACCCGTCCCCGTCGCAGGCACCGCCAcccgctgcctcctcctcctcctcctcacccgCGTCGCTCTCATCCCTCATACGCTCCTGCACGTCCCAGCGCGCCCGTCGCCCCGGCGAGCAGGCGCACGCGCGCGCCGTCGCGCTCGGCCTCGGCGCGCACCCCTCGGTGCTCCCCAGGCTCGCCACCTTCTACATCGCGCTGGGCGACCTCCCCGCCACGCGAGCCGCCGTCGAGCGGGCGGCCGGAACGGCGCGGGCGTTCCCGTGGAACCTGCTCATCTGGGGGTATGCGGACCGTGGGCTTTGGTACGACGTGGTCCTCGCGTACCGCAGGATGCTGGCGCTGGGCGTGGCCGCCGACAGGTTCACGTACCCGTCGGTTCTGCGCGCTTGCGGCGAGCTACGGGATGCCTCCGTTGGCCGGGACATTGAGCAGCGCGTTCGGTCGTGGGGATATGGTCTGGACATGTATGTCTGGAACGCTATGGTGGGGATGTATGCCAAGTGCGGGGAGATGGAGGACGCACGCAGGGTGTTTGATGGAATGCCTGCGCGTGATGTTGTCTGCTGGAACGCCATGGTGTCTGGGTACGCGTTGGCTGGTATGTGGGGCGAGGCGTTTGACCTGCTGCAGTGGGTTCCTGGGGCGAACATTGTCACCTGGAATGCGGTTGCGGCAGGAAATTTGAAGGCGGGGAACGACGGCGAGGTGATGAGGTTGGTGTCGCAGATGAGTTGCCGTGGTCCGGGGCTGGATTCTGTGACTATTGTAATTGGCCTCAGGGCATGTGCTAGGAGTGGGTATCTGAGGATTGGCAAGGAGTTGCATGCTGTGTCTATTCGTCTATGCTTTGATAGGCTTGAGCGCGTGGAGAGTTCATTGATCACAATGTACTCCAGATGCCAGATGATGAGCTCTGCATGTTGCCTGTTCAGAACACACTCAACTCAGAGCATAGTAACATGGAATTCATTGCTAGCAGGATTTGCATTCATGGACCAGGTTGAGGAAGCTATTTTTCTTTTCAGAGAGATGATTTATTCCTGTCTTTCCAAATGA